Proteins from a single region of Synergistaceae bacterium:
- a CDS encoding V-type ATP synthase subunit F, with amino-acid sequence MADNKPMAAIGYYEMALPFQAVGVKSVILTPETRDKFCSTLEQLAREDYAVVFIQEDLFVEFTSKVEEVNDNYQTSVLPVPSPSGATGAGLASIRGSVEKAVGMDIFAER; translated from the coding sequence ATGGCAGATAATAAGCCTATGGCCGCAATCGGTTATTATGAGATGGCTTTACCCTTTCAAGCTGTAGGAGTCAAAAGTGTTATATTAACTCCTGAAACGCGCGATAAATTTTGCAGCACATTAGAGCAATTAGCACGTGAAGATTATGCAGTAGTATTCATTCAGGAAGATTTATTTGTCGAGTTCACTAGCAAAGTAGAAGAAGTTAATGACAATTACCAGACCAGCGTTTTGCCAGTGCCGAGTCCTTCAGGGGCGACAGGTGCGGGGCTTGCTTCAATACGTGGCAGCGTAGAAAAAGCCGTTGGAATGGATATTTTTGCGGAACGTTAA